Genomic segment of Thermodesulfobacteriota bacterium:
AAAAATATTCAGGAAATCTACCTTGAAAGCTTACAGAGAATAGGGATCGATCCAAAAATCCACGATATAAGGTTCATAGAGGACGATTGGGAATCTCCAACACTCGGTGCATGGGGTCTGGGATGGGAGGTTTGGGTGGACGGGATGGAGATTACCCAGTTCACATATTTCCAGCAGTGCGGTGGGATAGATCTTAATCCCATACCTTGTGAAATAACGTACGGACTTGAAAGAATAGCTATGTATTTGCAGGATGTGGATAGCGTCTTCGATATAAAATGGAACGAGGATATACTTTACGGGGATATCTTTTTGGAAACGGAAAGAGAATACTCCACGTTTAATTTTGAAGAGGCGGATGTTTCTGTGCTCAAAGAGCTCTTTGAGACCTACGAAAGGGAAAGTGTAAGGATGTTAAAGGAAAAAGAGCTTGTTTATCCAGGATATGACTTTTGCCTCAAATGTTCACACATCTTTAATCTCTTAGACGCAAGGGGGGCAATAAGTGTTCAAGAAAGGGCAAATTACATCGCGAGGGTAAGGAATCTAGCCAAGATGACTGCAGAACTCTATCTCAAAAAGAGAGAAGATATGAATTACCCCTTGCTCAATCGAAAAAGATGAAGACTCTTCTTTTCGAGATAGGAACAGAGGAACTTCCTGCCCGCTTTATAGAAGGAGCCAAAGAAGGTTTTAAAAAGGCCCTCGAAGAAGCTTTCTACGCAAAGCGTATAAAGTTTGGGGAAATTAATGTATTCGCCACGCCAAGAAGGCTTGCTGCGCTCGTTTTCGGTGTATCCCCAAAGCAGGAAGAAATTGTGATTTTAAAGTACGGACCTCCTGTGACTGTGGCCTACGACGAGAAGGGAACCCCACTTAAGCCAGCCCTTGGTTTTGCTAAATCACAAGGAGTCGCTATCGATGATTTAAAGAAGGTTGAAAAAGACGGGGTTTTAGTTTTGGCATGCGAGAAAAAGGAGGGCGGGAAGGACACTGAGGATATCCTTCCAGAAATAGTCGGGGATGTTATATCGAAGATCCCCTTTCCAAAAAAAATGAGATGGGGGTTTGAGACCTTTGAGTTTGCAAGACCGATACAGTGGCTTTGTGTGATCCTCGACGGGAAAGTGATAGATGTTAAAATCGCAGATGTAAAAAGTGGAAATCTAACTTACGGGCATAGGTTCTTAACTAAAGGACCAATCGTAATAAATAACCCTTTAGACTATGTACCAAAACTCAAAGAGGCCTACGTCATTGTCGACGAAAATGAGAGAATGAGACTCATAATGGAAGGCATAGAAAAAATCGAAAAAGAGACCGGATCGAAAGCCGTATTCAGTGAGGAACTTTTAAAGGAGATACTCTACATTACCGAGTTTCCATATGCAATGAAGGGTAGCTTCGACCCGATCTACCTTACTCTGCCGTACTACGTCGTTATAAACGTTATGCAATCACACCAAAGATACATACCCCTTGTAGGCGAAAATGGGGTTCTAAAGCCCTATTTCATATTTTTTGCGAACACTCTTTCTCCTTTTTCCGACGTTATCGTAAAAGGAAATGAAAAAGTCCTAAAAGCAAGGCTCGACGACGCCAAATTTTACTTTGAAGAAGACAAACGGATGGATTTTTTTTCGCTTTACGAAAGGCTCGATAGCGTTGTGTTTCATGAAAAATTGGGAACGATGAAGGAAAAGGCCGAAAGGGTTGAGAAAATAGCCGGCCATCTCGCAGATCTACTGAACTTTAAAGACATTTCAAAACTTAAAAGAGCATCTAAACTACTTAAAGTTGATCTTCTAACCCATATGGTTGCAGAATTTCCAGAACTTCAAGGAAAGATGGGTAGGATCTATGCCCAACTTAGAGGCGAAGACGAAGAGGTGTCTTATGCAATTGAGGAGCACTACCTCCCGCTTTCATCGGAGGGAGAACTGCCAAAGACAAGGCTTGGCATCATAATGAGTATTGCAGACAAAATCGATACCCTCGTTTCATTCTTCTCAGTCGGAATAACACCCACAGGTAATTTAGATCCCTATGGACTTCGAAGGTGCGCTATAGGTCTTGTAAGAACGATAGTGGGGAAGGAGCTTCACATCTCTTTAGGTGATCTCATTTCATTCTCCTATCTTTCAGCATCCCACATAGAAAAAAGGCTGCCTTTAGATGTAATAAAGACGGAGCTATTAAACTTCATAGCCACAAGGTTCAAGTTTTTGATGATAGACGAGGGATACGAGTACGATCTTGTAGAAAGTGTTCTGTCCTTTGCACATTTAGACCTTTTCGATGCGTATCTTAGGCTTTGTAGTCTAAAAGAGGTAAGATCGGTACCAGAGTTCGAAAAACTGATCGTTGGGTTCAAAAGGGTTTTCAACATTACGAAAAAGGTTGAGGATTCATATGAGGTTAAAAGGGAGCTTTTCGAAAAAGAAGAAGAAGAGACCTTACTTTCAGTTTATGAAGTGAGAAAGGAGCCTTACTACTCGTACATCAAGGAAAGAAAGTACAAAGAAGCCGTTCGTTTGCTTATGGATTTTAAGGAACCGATAGATAGATTTTTCGATCGGGTATTTGTGATGGTCGATGATGAAAGAATCCGGAAAAATAGGCTCGGGCTTCTAAAGAGGATAAAGGACATGTTTACGGATTTTTGCGATTTTGAAAGAATAAAATCAGATTGAAGGAGGAGCTAGATGGAAAAGAAGTACGTCTACTTTTTCGGAGGAGGCAAGGCTGAAGGGGGGGAAGAAAAGAGGGATCTTTTAGGCGGAAAAGGGGCTTCCCTTGCGGAGATGGTTAATCTTGGCATACCCGTCCCTCCGGGTTTCACCATAACGACAGAGGTTTGCACTTACTACTACCAGAATAACATGAAACTCCCCGAAGGGCTCGAGGAGGAGGTAAGGGAAAATATAAAAAAAGTAGAAGAACTGATGGGTGCAAAATTCGGAGATCCTGAAAGACCCCTTCTTTTCTCTGTTAGGTCCGGCGCTCGGGTAAGCATGCCTGGTATGATGGACACGGTACTGAACCTCGGGCTTAATGACAAGA
This window contains:
- a CDS encoding glycine--tRNA ligase subunit alpha produces the protein MYLQDLIIELQRFWAEKGCIIQQPYDMEVGAGTFHPATFLKALGPEPWFTAYVQPSRRPTDGRYGENPNRLQHYYQFQVLMKPHPKNIQEIYLESLQRIGIDPKIHDIRFIEDDWESPTLGAWGLGWEVWVDGMEITQFTYFQQCGGIDLNPIPCEITYGLERIAMYLQDVDSVFDIKWNEDILYGDIFLETEREYSTFNFEEADVSVLKELFETYERESVRMLKEKELVYPGYDFCLKCSHIFNLLDARGAISVQERANYIARVRNLAKMTAELYLKKREDMNYPLLNRKR
- the glyS gene encoding glycine--tRNA ligase subunit beta — protein: MKTLLFEIGTEELPARFIEGAKEGFKKALEEAFYAKRIKFGEINVFATPRRLAALVFGVSPKQEEIVILKYGPPVTVAYDEKGTPLKPALGFAKSQGVAIDDLKKVEKDGVLVLACEKKEGGKDTEDILPEIVGDVISKIPFPKKMRWGFETFEFARPIQWLCVILDGKVIDVKIADVKSGNLTYGHRFLTKGPIVINNPLDYVPKLKEAYVIVDENERMRLIMEGIEKIEKETGSKAVFSEELLKEILYITEFPYAMKGSFDPIYLTLPYYVVINVMQSHQRYIPLVGENGVLKPYFIFFANTLSPFSDVIVKGNEKVLKARLDDAKFYFEEDKRMDFFSLYERLDSVVFHEKLGTMKEKAERVEKIAGHLADLLNFKDISKLKRASKLLKVDLLTHMVAEFPELQGKMGRIYAQLRGEDEEVSYAIEEHYLPLSSEGELPKTRLGIIMSIADKIDTLVSFFSVGITPTGNLDPYGLRRCAIGLVRTIVGKELHISLGDLISFSYLSASHIEKRLPLDVIKTELLNFIATRFKFLMIDEGYEYDLVESVLSFAHLDLFDAYLRLCSLKEVRSVPEFEKLIVGFKRVFNITKKVEDSYEVKRELFEKEEEETLLSVYEVRKEPYYSYIKERKYKEAVRLLMDFKEPIDRFFDRVFVMVDDERIRKNRLGLLKRIKDMFTDFCDFERIKSD